From Alphaproteobacteria bacterium, one genomic window encodes:
- a CDS encoding YbjN domain-containing protein: MSARLAESHSSLPNPLDLVEEIVSAHDWPFDRCSTDEIVVDIAGQWCDYHLHFAWLEDLSAMHFSCALDMKIPKGKRGGVHELLALVNEKLWLGHFDVSDDDGLPIFRQTSLLRGAHGPTVEQLEDLVDIAITECERFYPAFQFVVWGGKTPREAIDAALLDCVGEA; encoded by the coding sequence ATGTCAGCACGCCTAGCAGAGTCGCACAGCTCCCTGCCCAACCCGCTTGATCTTGTTGAGGAAATCGTCAGTGCGCACGACTGGCCGTTCGATCGTTGCAGCACAGATGAGATCGTCGTCGATATCGCGGGCCAATGGTGCGATTACCACTTGCACTTCGCCTGGCTCGAGGATTTGAGCGCCATGCATTTCTCCTGCGCTCTCGACATGAAAATCCCGAAAGGGAAGCGCGGCGGTGTCCACGAGCTCCTGGCACTCGTGAACGAGAAACTTTGGCTGGGCCATTTCGACGTGTCCGACGACGATGGTTTGCCGATTTTCCGGCAAACTTCGCTCCTGCGTGGCGCGCACGGTCCCACCGTCGAGCAGCTCGAAGATCTCGTGGACATCGCGATCACCGAGTGCGAGCGTTTCTATCCGGCTTTCCAGTTCGTGGTCTGGGGCGGAAAGACACCGCGCGAGGCAATCGACGCGGCGTTGCTCGACTGCGTGGGCGAGGCGTAG
- the proC gene encoding pyrroline-5-carboxylate reductase produces MNARILLVGGGKMGGAMLAGWLSRGLPRENVLVVEPSTPAEALRKTHGVDVHAAPETVEKSFKPSVVVFAVKPQFMDDAAPHYARYGGPGVVFLSIAAGKTIAYFRAKLGSDAAIVRAMPNTPAAVGRGMSVCCAGPGVQPAQRGQCTELLQAVGDVAWVDEEDLIDAVTAVSGGGPAYVFLLVECLTEAGVKAGLPAELSARIARATIAGSGELLHRSTEAPSVLRQNVTSPGGTTLEALKILMAPEGLQPLFDKAIAAATRRARELAG; encoded by the coding sequence ATGAACGCGCGCATACTTCTCGTCGGTGGCGGCAAGATGGGCGGAGCCATGCTGGCAGGCTGGCTTTCACGGGGACTTCCCCGCGAGAACGTGTTGGTGGTCGAACCCAGCACTCCGGCGGAGGCGCTTCGCAAGACCCACGGCGTCGACGTACATGCGGCGCCGGAGACTGTCGAAAAATCGTTCAAGCCGAGCGTCGTCGTCTTCGCGGTCAAGCCACAGTTCATGGACGATGCGGCACCCCATTACGCGCGCTATGGCGGCCCTGGTGTCGTTTTCCTTTCGATCGCCGCGGGGAAGACGATTGCCTACTTTCGCGCGAAGCTCGGCTCGGACGCCGCGATCGTGCGCGCGATGCCGAACACGCCTGCCGCCGTCGGACGCGGCATGAGCGTGTGTTGCGCCGGACCGGGGGTGCAGCCCGCACAAAGGGGGCAATGCACCGAACTTCTCCAAGCCGTCGGTGACGTCGCCTGGGTCGATGAGGAGGATCTTATCGATGCGGTGACCGCAGTGTCAGGCGGTGGGCCTGCCTACGTCTTCCTGCTCGTCGAGTGTTTGACCGAAGCCGGAGTGAAGGCGGGGCTTCCGGCCGAACTCTCCGCCCGCATTGCGCGTGCCACTATCGCAGGCAGCGGGGAACTCCTCCACCGCTCAACGGAGGCGCCGAGCGTACTGCGCCAAAACGTGACAAGCCCGGGCGGGACGACGCTCGAAGCCCTCAAAATCCTCATGGCGCCAGAGGGGCTGCAGCCGCTGTTCGACAAGGCGATTGCGGCGGCGACGCGCCGCGCACGCGAGCTTGCTGGCTAG
- a CDS encoding YbaK/EbsC family protein, producing MTKPLSPSAARVQEALRTLGYTNQVIEREETTRSSAEAAAAVGCTIGQIAKSVIFRAKGSGRPILVVASGPNRVNEKAIEAVIGEKLGKADADFVRERTGFAIGGVGPVGHAQMLEIFIDEDLLQFAEIWAAAGTPNAVFKLTPDELKRMTGGSVINIK from the coding sequence ATGACGAAACCGCTCAGCCCAAGTGCTGCGAGGGTTCAAGAAGCGCTTCGTACGCTCGGGTATACGAACCAAGTGATCGAGCGCGAAGAGACTACGCGAAGTTCGGCTGAGGCGGCGGCAGCCGTTGGCTGTACGATCGGACAGATTGCGAAATCGGTGATCTTCCGCGCCAAGGGCTCCGGCCGCCCGATCCTTGTCGTGGCAAGCGGACCCAATCGTGTCAATGAGAAGGCCATCGAGGCTGTAATCGGCGAGAAGCTCGGCAAGGCGGATGCCGACTTCGTGCGCGAACGGACCGGCTTCGCGATTGGCGGCGTAGGACCAGTCGGCCACGCACAAATGCTTGAAATCTTCATCGACGAGGACTTGCTGCAGTTCGCGGAAATCTGGGCAGCGGCGGGAACGCCCAACGCGGTCTTCAAGCTGACTCCGGACGAACTCAAGCGTATGACCGGCGGCAGCGTGATCAACATCAAATGA
- a CDS encoding S-methyl-5'-thioadenosine phosphorylase, whose protein sequence is MAARSTTPGMPPTIGIIGGSGLYDIDGLTNKRWVAGDSPFGKPSDELLLGELGGARLVFLPRHGRGHRIPPSELNFRANIDAMKRAGCTEIVSVSAVGSLKEELPPGTFVIVDQFIDLTFARNKSFFGTGLVAHVSIADPVCKRLGDQLERTARSLGIPVSRGGTYLVMEGPQFSSRAESQLYRSWGCDVIGMTNMPEAKLAREAEVCYATVAMVTDFDCWHPHHEDASVETIVKVLHANAGKARELVRAVSPGLGARQSSCSSGCHTALENAIITAPEARDPALVRKLSAVAGRVLGS, encoded by the coding sequence ATGGCGGCACGATCGACGACACCGGGAATGCCGCCCACGATCGGCATCATCGGCGGCAGCGGGCTCTATGACATCGACGGGCTCACGAACAAGCGCTGGGTCGCAGGCGACTCGCCGTTTGGAAAGCCCTCCGACGAGCTGCTGCTCGGTGAGCTCGGCGGGGCTCGCCTCGTTTTCCTTCCACGCCATGGCCGCGGCCACCGCATTCCGCCGAGTGAGCTCAACTTTCGCGCCAACATCGACGCGATGAAGCGCGCAGGTTGCACGGAAATCGTTTCGGTGAGTGCTGTGGGCTCGCTCAAGGAGGAGCTGCCACCCGGCACCTTCGTGATCGTCGATCAATTCATCGATCTCACCTTTGCGCGCAACAAGAGCTTTTTTGGCACCGGCCTCGTTGCTCATGTCTCGATAGCGGACCCCGTTTGCAAGCGGCTTGGCGATCAACTCGAGCGAACCGCGCGCTCACTGGGGATCCCAGTCAGCCGAGGGGGCACCTATCTCGTCATGGAAGGTCCGCAATTCTCGAGCCGAGCCGAGTCGCAGCTATACCGGAGCTGGGGCTGCGACGTCATCGGCATGACGAACATGCCGGAGGCGAAGCTCGCCCGCGAAGCGGAGGTTTGCTACGCGACCGTCGCCATGGTGACCGACTTCGATTGCTGGCACCCTCATCACGAAGACGCTTCCGTTGAGACCATTGTGAAAGTGCTGCACGCAAACGCCGGAAAGGCGCGAGAACTCGTGCGCGCGGTGTCTCCTGGCCTCGGCGCGCGGCAATCGAGCTGCTCAAGCGGCTGTCACACCGCACTCGAGAACGCCATTATCACGGCGCCCGAGGCGCGCGACCCGGCACTGGTAAGGAAACTTTCGGCTGTCGCAGGGCGTGTGCTTGGGTCGTGA
- a CDS encoding cytochrome c1, whose protein sequence is MMRKTMFKKAVFAVAAAISLGLTVSARAQDEPHFSKQDWSFYGVFGTFDRPSLQRGFQVYKDVCSACHSLRLLSYRDLGGGGAIDGGIGLSTDEVKAIAASVQVTDGPNDQGDMFQRPGRPSDRFVSPFPNEQAARASNNGALPPDLSLIVEARPGGPDYVYGILTGFKDAPAGFTVNQGMYYNETFAGHQIAMPPPLSDGAVTYADKTQATVPQMAHDVVTFLTWAANPELESRHRIGVKVIIFLVILTGLLYAVKRKVWSDVH, encoded by the coding sequence ATGATGCGCAAGACCATGTTCAAGAAGGCTGTGTTCGCAGTCGCCGCAGCGATCAGCCTCGGCTTGACCGTCTCGGCGCGGGCGCAGGACGAGCCGCACTTTTCAAAGCAGGATTGGTCTTTCTACGGCGTATTCGGCACGTTCGATCGGCCATCGCTCCAGCGCGGCTTCCAGGTCTACAAGGATGTGTGCTCGGCCTGCCATTCCCTGCGCCTCCTATCCTATCGCGACCTCGGAGGCGGAGGTGCCATCGATGGCGGAATCGGCCTTTCCACGGACGAAGTCAAGGCGATCGCGGCAAGCGTCCAGGTGACCGACGGCCCGAACGACCAAGGCGACATGTTCCAGCGCCCCGGCCGACCGAGCGATCGGTTCGTTTCGCCATTCCCGAACGAGCAAGCGGCCCGCGCATCCAACAACGGCGCCTTGCCGCCGGATCTCTCTCTTATCGTCGAGGCGCGGCCGGGCGGGCCGGACTACGTCTACGGCATCCTGACGGGCTTCAAGGATGCACCGGCGGGATTTACCGTCAATCAAGGCATGTATTACAACGAGACCTTCGCCGGCCATCAGATTGCGATGCCGCCCCCGCTCAGCGACGGCGCGGTCACCTACGCGGACAAGACCCAAGCGACAGTGCCGCAAATGGCGCACGATGTGGTGACCTTCCTGACCTGGGCCGCCAATCCGGAACTTGAGTCGCGCCATCGCATTGGCGTGAAGGTTATCATCTTCCTCGTGATTTTGACTGGCCTGCTCTATGCCGTAAAACGCAAGGTGTGGTCAGACGTGCATTGA
- a CDS encoding cytochrome b/b6: MMSEPAWKNPAVKWIDERMPIFTVMRHSAIEYPTPKNLSYWWNFGSLSGFMLVLMIATGVVLAMQYTPNSELAFDSVERIMRDVNYGWLLRYVHMNGASFFFIAVYIHIFRGLYYGSYKTPRELLWWLGLVILILMMATAFMGYVLPWGQMSFWGATVITNLFSAIPLAGKHIVTWLWGGFAVDNPTLNRFFSLHYLLPFVIVAVVFLHLWALHTSKSNNPLGIDTKGPQDTIPFHPYYTVKDLFGLGVFLIVYLGVVFFVPNFFGEPDNFIPANPLSTPQHIVPEWYFLPYYAILRSIPDKLLGVIAMFSSIFVLFALPWLDFSRVRSARFRPVYKKVYWLLLIDVLVLGYVGANPPEGPILYVGRIATAYYFLHWLVIVPLIALFERPKPLPTSIGTPVLGAAAAASARTMEKA, encoded by the coding sequence ATCATGAGCGAACCCGCCTGGAAAAATCCGGCCGTAAAGTGGATTGACGAGCGCATGCCGATCTTCACGGTGATGCGGCACAGCGCGATCGAATATCCGACTCCGAAGAATCTCAGCTATTGGTGGAACTTCGGCTCGCTCTCGGGATTCATGCTCGTCCTCATGATCGCGACGGGCGTCGTTCTCGCGATGCAATACACGCCGAACAGCGAACTTGCCTTCGACAGCGTCGAACGCATCATGCGCGACGTGAACTACGGCTGGCTGCTGCGCTATGTCCACATGAACGGCGCCTCGTTCTTCTTCATTGCGGTTTACATCCACATCTTTCGCGGCCTCTACTACGGCTCTTACAAGACTCCGCGGGAGCTGCTGTGGTGGCTTGGCCTCGTCATCCTGATCTTGATGATGGCGACGGCGTTCATGGGGTACGTGCTTCCCTGGGGCCAGATGAGCTTCTGGGGTGCCACCGTGATCACGAATCTCTTTTCCGCCATACCGCTTGCCGGCAAGCACATCGTTACATGGCTCTGGGGCGGCTTCGCGGTCGACAATCCGACCCTCAACCGCTTCTTTTCACTCCATTACCTCTTGCCGTTTGTGATCGTCGCGGTCGTCTTCCTCCATCTCTGGGCGCTTCATACCTCGAAGTCGAACAATCCCCTCGGTATCGACACGAAAGGTCCGCAGGACACGATTCCGTTCCATCCCTACTACACAGTGAAGGACCTTTTCGGGCTGGGTGTGTTCCTCATCGTTTATCTCGGCGTCGTGTTCTTCGTGCCGAATTTCTTCGGTGAGCCGGACAATTTTATCCCAGCCAACCCCTTGTCGACGCCGCAGCACATCGTGCCGGAGTGGTACTTCCTGCCCTACTACGCAATTCTGCGCTCAATTCCCGACAAACTTCTGGGCGTGATCGCGATGTTTTCGTCGATCTTCGTCCTGTTTGCGTTGCCTTGGCTCGACTTCTCCCGGGTGCGGAGCGCGCGGTTCCGGCCGGTTTACAAGAAGGTCTATTGGCTCTTGTTGATCGACGTGCTGGTGCTCGGTTACGTCGGCGCCAATCCTCCTGAGGGCCCGATCCTGTATGTCGGCAGGATCGCCACAGCCTATTACTTCCTGCACTGGCTCGTAATCGTGCCGCTTATAGCGCTCTTTGAGCGGCCGAAGCCGCTTCCGACGAGCATCGGCACGCCCGTGCTCGGGGCCGCCGCAGCTGCCTCCGCCCGCACAATGGAGAAGGCATGA